In one window of Helianthus annuus cultivar XRQ/B chromosome 17, HanXRQr2.0-SUNRISE, whole genome shotgun sequence DNA:
- the LOC110922612 gene encoding LOW QUALITY PROTEIN: receptor-like protein kinase ANXUR2 (The sequence of the model RefSeq protein was modified relative to this genomic sequence to represent the inferred CDS: inserted 1 base in 1 codon), with amino-acid sequence MSFTTIHLVESTSSYLPQLCRQFSLSEIELATQNFDESLVIGCGGFGKVYRGTITYGEIHLDAAIKRLESGSNQGAVEFWAEIKMLSKLRHSHLVSLIGYCNDGQEMILVYDYMPNGTLADNLHKCRAPLTWVRRLKICIGAARXDYLHTGTGIKHGIIHRDVKSTNILLDVNWAAKISDFGLSKIGPTNQPTTYVNTFVKGTFGYLDPDYFQTGRLTRKSDVYAFGVVLFEVLCGKQAVDRSIDEERWGLATWAQDSIKEGRLNQIDEPNIKGRISPKCLKQFALLADRCLHSRPKQRPTMAEVVVGLESILALQEKTETTLLIKHAGRRVPTFLFPSIWEKSVGGTSLKSLDRYLYTIGGEDRIIHRFDFNTIIYATENFSEDNEIFSSRFESTLYKGQLQNGQDITIAQFSDTRVYEDCMNEASILVRFKHENVIQFLGYYIHGRKGYLLYDFAPYATLEGLISDPKCNVLDWSKRYNIILGIARALVYLHNYAPTRIIHRVVSPSNIVLDGSFNPKLSGFGLATAVNETDCIRVYLIRGTYGYMAP; translated from the exons ATGTCTTTTACTACCATTCATCTGGTTGAATCCACTTCCTCATATTTGCCACAACTGTGCCGTCAGTTTTCCTTGTCTGAGATTGAACTTGcgacccaaaactttgatgagTCGTTGGTGATCGGATGTGGGGGATTTGGCAAAGTTTACAGAGGAACCATCACTTATGGAGAAATACATTTGGATGCTGCAATTAAGCGACTGGAATCAGGTTCTAATCAAGGAGCAGTAGAATTTTGGGCTGAAATTAAGATGCTCTCGAAATTAAGGCACTCTCATTTGGTATCTTTGATTGGTTACTGTAACGATGGGCAAGAGATGATTCTTGTGTATGATTATATGCCTAATGGAACTCTTGCAGATAATCTCCACAAGTGTCGTGCTCCTCTAACTTGGGTGCGAAGACTTAAGATATGTATAGGGGCCGCTC TAGATTACCTTCACACTGGTACCGGTATCAAGCATGGAATTATACATAGGGATGTTAAGAGCACAAATATATTGTTAGATGTCAATTGGGCAGCAAAGATTTCTGACTTCGGGTTGTCCAAAATTGGTCCAACGAATCAGCCTACAACGTATGTCAACACTTTTGTTAAAGGTACATTTGGATATCTGGATCCAGATTACTTTCAAACAGGTAGGCTAACTCGAAAGTCTGATGTGTATGCCTTTGGGGTGGTACTGTTTGAAGTCTTATGTGGGAAACAAGCAGTAGATAGAAGTATTGATGAAGAACGTTGGGGTTTGGCAACATGGGCTCAAGACTCCATTAAAGAAGGAAGGCTAAATCAGATCGATGAGCCGAATATAAAGGGGAGAATATCCCCTAAATGTTTAAAGCAGTTTGCCCTACTCGCTGACCGGTGTTTGCACAGCCGTCCCAAGCAACGTCCTACAATGGCCGAGGTTGTGGTGGGTCTTGAGTCTATCCTAGCCTTACAGGAGAAAACCGAGACTACATTGCTCATCAAACATGCTGGCAGACGGGTACCAACATTTCTCTTTCCATCCATTTGGGAAAAGTCAG TTGGAGGTACAAGTTTAAAATCCCTGGATCGATACCTCTACACTATTGGCGGTGAAGACCGAATAATACACCGGTTTGATTTTAATACAATCATTTATGCAACTGAAAACTTCTCTGAAGACAATGAGATTTTTTCCAGCAGATTTGAGTCCACCCTGTACAAG GGACAACTACAAAATGGACAGGATATAACAATCGCTCAATTTTCTGATACAAGGGTATACGAAGACTGTATGAATGAAGCATCAATACTTgtaaggtttaaacatgaaaatgtGATTCAGTTTCTTGGGTATTACATTCATGGAAGAAAGGGGTACCTCCTCTATGACTTTGCACCTTATGCAACTCTGGAAGGCTTGATTTCTG ATCCTAAGTGTAATGTTTTGGACTGGAGTAAACGGTACAACAtaatcctaggtatagccagggCACTTGTGTACCTTCACAATTATGCTCCCACTCGGATCATACATCGTGTCGTGAGCCCTTCAAACATCGTTTTAGATGGAAGTTTTAACCCCAAACTGTCAGGTTTTGGTTTAGCAACCGCAGTCAACGAAACTGACTGCATTCGTGTTTATTTGATTCGTGGGACCTA CGGATATATGGCACCTTAA